A single window of Paracoccus albus DNA harbors:
- a CDS encoding CAP domain-containing protein, whose translation MKRILLILSAGLALTGCVARTPGQQAGPDGQPVPVAYTISAADAAAIPNRVLEQVNMLRAGSSAAPLTIDPALSAAAAAHSRDMAAQNRAWHFGSDGSSPLDRANRAGYSGQLIGENISESYENDISTLQAWMQTRDTRDVIMDPTATKLGIAWYQEPSRKLWWTLLTGK comes from the coding sequence ATGAAGCGCATTCTTCTGATTCTTTCCGCCGGGCTGGCACTGACAGGCTGTGTCGCCCGCACTCCGGGACAACAGGCAGGGCCGGACGGCCAGCCGGTCCCCGTCGCCTATACGATTTCCGCGGCAGACGCTGCGGCGATCCCCAACCGCGTGCTGGAGCAGGTCAACATGCTGCGCGCCGGCTCAAGCGCGGCACCGCTGACGATTGATCCCGCCCTGTCGGCTGCTGCGGCTGCGCATTCGCGCGATATGGCTGCCCAGAACCGGGCATGGCATTTCGGTTCGGACGGCTCATCGCCGCTGGATCGTGCAAACCGTGCAGGCTATTCGGGCCAGCTGATCGGCGAAAATATCAGCGAAAGCTACGAGAACGATATTTCGACGCTTCAGGCATGGATGCAAACGCGCGACACCCGCGATGTCATCATGGACCCGACAGCCACGAAACTTGGCATCGCCTGGTATCAAGAGCCCTCGCGCAAGCTGTGGTGGACCCTTCTGACCGGCAAATAG